Proteins co-encoded in one Chrysemys picta bellii isolate R12L10 chromosome 13, ASM1138683v2, whole genome shotgun sequence genomic window:
- the LOC101932853 gene encoding olfactory receptor 6B1-like, protein MDARNQRAVAEFILLGFNSLRRWQAFLFFTFFLLAYALTIMANATIIAMVWKDSRLHTPMYFFLSNFSFMEIWYTTVTMPKMLSSFMVERTTISVSGCIIQFYVFFCLGTTECMFMGVMAYDRYIAICYPLRYNTLMNKKVCTRLAVGSWVSGFIGHLPLTISTTQFFFCGPNKINHFYCDLAPVLNLSCTDTSVSERIFFTFAWVIILCSFLLTMMSYCYIISTICRMPSTTGRQRAFSTCASHLTVVTIFYSTVTFMYVRPTVRYTFQADKVVSIFYCVVTPLLNPVIYNLRNKEMKEALRRVLCSRRMMNWKKVGLINWDS, encoded by the coding sequence ATGGATGCCAGAAACCAGCGTGCTGTTGCCGAATTCATCCTCTTAGGGTTCAATAGCCTACGAAGATGGCAGgcctttcttttctttaccttCTTCCTCCTTGCTTATGCCTTGACCATAATGGCCAATGCCACCATCATCGCCATGGTGTGGAAGGACAGCCGCCTTCACAcacccatgtacttcttcctaaGCAACTTCTCTTTCATGGAGATCTGGTACACCACCGTCACCATGCCCAAGATGCTGTCCAGCTTCATGGTGGAGAGGACCACCATATCTGTGTCGGGCTGCATCATCCAATTCTACGTCTTCTTCTGCTTGGGAACCACAGAGTGCATGTTCATGGGTGTGATGGCTTATGATCGCTACATTGCCATCTGCTACCCCCTGCGCTACAACACCTTGATGAACAAAAAGGTCTGCACGCGGCTGGCTGTTGGTTCTTGGGTGAGTGGTTTCATTGGCCATTTGCCCCTCACCATCTCTACCACTCAGTTCTTCTTCTGCGGCCCCAACAAGATCAACCACTTCTACTGCGACCTGGCACCAGTGCTGAACCTCTCATGCACAGACACCTCAGTCAGCGAGAGGATATTCTTCACCTTCGCCTGGGTCATCATCCTCTGCTCCTTCCTGCTCACTATGATGTCCTATTGCTacatcatctccaccatctgCAGGATGCCCTCCACCACTGGCAGACAACGGGCCTTTtccacctgcgcctcccacctCACCGTGGTCACCATTTTCTACAGCACTGTCACCTTCATGTATGTCCGGCCCACAGTGCGCTACACCTTCCAGGCAGACAAGGTGGTCTCCATCTTCTACTGTGTAGTCACCCCGCTCCTCAACCCTGTCATCTACAATCTGAGGAACAAGGAAATGAAGGAAGCACTGAGGAGGGTTCTGTGCAGCAGAAGAATGATGAATTGGAAGAAGGTTGGACTCATTAACTGGGATAGTtag